The DNA window CGGAGACGACGATAACAGCACTGACTGGTAGGTAATTTTCCTACTTAACCTTTTAGAGCTTAACCGTTATTTGATGTTTGCTATTTCTTTCATTCTAATTAAGAGTGACACATAATTGTGTATTGCGTTTTAAGAATGCAATGGTTTAGTTGTTATATCCTGCCTGTACAATAGTGACATGATATGAAGATGATTATCCTGCCTCAGTTTGGCTTTGTTCTCATTTGAGTGATTTCAAATTCTTGACCCCTTCATTTTCATCTTCCATCCTATTCCATGTCAGCTGTTCTGACCAGAGGGACTACAGGGAGTTCAGTAGCTCCGGCAGCGCAGAAGAGGAATACCCACCACTGAGAATGACTCGACTTGACCCGCCACCGCACCGACCGAACCCACGGGCCTGGGTGGCTGAGACTAACATTAGAGACATTAGAGAAGGCTTCAGCAGGAACTCAGGTCGGGGTGAGCACGGCCTCTGGTTTGAACTAAATTGTATCGATGTTTTCAATAGTTGTGATGCAATATAAGTCCTATCAAGATGTGGTATGATTCATGTAAAATAGCCCGCGTTTCAAATGTACATCCCAACAGTGGCTCTGGTTCATGGTTGTTGGTTTGTTAGTTCCCAGCACGGTCTTCCGCAAACCTACAAGTGACTGCACCCGGCCATTCTACAGTGTATTTAGTTACACCCTAAGGTGTTCTTTACCTGGCCATACTTAGGATGCCACCACCTAAGGTGTCCTAGAACAATCATCGATAACATTAGATACTCTAACTTTTTTTGACTTAGTTTGTGTCAGGAAACCCTGGTGCTAAGTATTTTGTCTTTGTGTTACCACTCCTTGAGTCTATTTTCGTCTAATTGTTTGACTTCAATTTTGCTCCAGGGTTTAAAGAAGACGTCGAGAAACGAGAGAGCGGATACTTCTCTTTGGGGAGGGCAGCAGGTGCCCGTGCTCCTCGCGATAATGGCCCTCAAGCACCTTTTCGTCATCTGGAGAGAGGGCATCCGGTCTTTAGCAATAAAAACTTTGAGCCCAGAGATACTATTCCCTTTAGAAATCCTAATCTTGGTCTAGCCTCTGAGAGGCAGGTAACTGAGGTTCTGGATGACGAGCTACCAGTGGAAATACCACCTCCCGACCCATATGACATTGCCGTTGAAGTCGAAGCCCAGGTCGGCGCTCGTTCACCAAGTCCGACTCCTTTTAAAATAGCTGAGTCACTGGCTAGTGGGCAGCGGAAAGGTTTCATTAGTTCTTACGGTAGGGGAAAACCTTACAATTCTTTCCACCAACAATCTGGGCCCGTTGATTCGTCGAGGCACAGCTCAACTCTACAATCCCGTTCCTCTTCGCCAGCACGTGAAAACATTCAATTGAAGAGAACAGACTTCCCTTCTGCCACAAGAGGGCATCCTGTGGGTAGAGTAGAGCCTCTGGGCACGGATCTACGACTAAGAGGCTCCCACGAAGGATCACGTGGGCGATGTTTAGACTCTCGAACTTTGCCCAAAAACTTTAAATCTCTTTCTGGGTCAGCCAGATCTCAATCAAGTACAGCCACTGATTTTAGGAGTGCTTTACGAAAAACCGAGGCAAATGGCTCCTCCACTGGTCGGCGTCTTGAAAGCAGAGACTCCTCTAACGGAAAAATGTCACTCCGCACAACTGTCAGTTCTTCACATGCACTCAATAGTCATACAAACTTTCCAACTCGCAGACCTTCTGAGAGTCACTACGGAAGTCGTGGTTCTTCACCCACCAGAAGAACTTACAGTTCTTTGAGCCAATCTGTGCTTCGTAAATCCGAATCAATGACATCTCTGGATGGAAGAAATCATCATGGACGTTGTGGCTCCCCAATAAGAGAAGGCTATGACATTGAAAGTCAGGCCCTCCTACGAAATGGACTTAATGGCCAAGACCATGAAAACCCTAGCAGCTCCCTCGCACCACCATCAAGTCAACCAAAACTTCACATGACAGGATTCATTAATGGAAGTAGCAGTCAATGCCAGTCTGAAAGAAGATCCGATCATACTACTAGTCCGTATCCACATAGGAAAAGAGCCGGCAGCACTTCTTTAAATGGTCGTGAAAGTCGAAATTCCTCTCCTTCAAGGAGAACTTATGAAAATCCCAGCAAGTCCCAAGTCAAAAGCCATAGCTCTTTGCCATCGAGGCAGAACTACAATAACCATCAGCGAAATTCTTTTCGAAAAAGTGAATCCAGCAGTTCTCCCAAGAGAAATAATCACGGCAGCCGTAATTCTTCCCCATCTAAAAAAGCCACCGAGGGACTTCCAGTCTACCCAGTCCCCAGAAATACCACCAGTGGAGAAGGCACCCGTTCATTTCAgagaaaaaacaattacaacGACTCCAAGTCTGCCTCTGCTGGTTCACCACGCTCATGGCGGGGCTCGACAAATTCGCTTCGCAGCTCCTCGCTATCTCGTGCTGCTTCTCCCACCATTCGGAATGCAAAAGTTAACAGAAAAGCTTCTGGCTCCTTGCAAACCTCTCAAAGTCCTGGTGGCACTCGATCTCGGGTTGGAAAAAATGACCTTGAAGGTCAATGCTACCCCCTACCTCATGATAAAAGACCTCATCCACTTCGGAGCCCTTCACCGACACCTCAGAGGAAAACTCAAAGTCAAACCTTATCACAGAGCTCAATCGATTCCTTTGAGTCTGTGGCATCCACTGGAAGAAGCAGGGAGATATATACCACAATGGCTGATCTACCTAAGGTCAAAATTATCCATCAAAGCGATGACGACAGCCACACAGAGAGACCTTGGGATCGCCAACCCGCCCGGAGACGAGAACTTTTCAAACCAGCCAGGTTAGACTTCATTTAATTGcacaaatcccacttctgagtTCCGTGACAGGCGTTTACTAGATTTGCAAATGCAGTACAGCAAAAGCAAACTATACTTACACAACATTAGCTTCTTTTGCGTATTTGGTCGATGACATCTCATACTTCACGGTACTGTGCTGTTTCAGCCACTCCCTGAGCAAGCATCCCTCCAGAGAGTGGGACGACACAAGCGAAAAGGATAGAGAATGGCACAATGGAGGCAGTGGGTATCTATCTCGGGCTCACTCCTCTTCCTCATTGCAGGTAAGATATCTTATTTACTCATTTAGATATAATACATGCGTTTGGTGCATGAACCTACCAATGTTATTACCAAGGACATCcaattatttgacttttttgtcACTGCTTACCTGTGATCAGTCGGTgggccttttgtatgcactaaattcaagattctgtagatgtggctgcatgacgctgacagcttgactgtctgggtacattgcttgctgacgtgctatatttatatagtgaaaagacgGACGTGTAAAAGAGGAATGCGCATGAGCATATTAtgtttaaagcatgacaatattagcagtcgacgatgacgttttcatctgctaccagtgaccgagacgatccgattAGAACCGAAATGGttaaaacgagattggttttacaaaaaaaaaacgtacttaaaaaaaaaaaaaaaaaaaaatgttatacagTGAATGCAATTTGAAaggatcaaaaaacgtataaaatatgggaaaatcgtataccgtatttattggagtataacgcgcacccgtgtgtaaaagaaggtagattacctaaaacaggttttacgtctcccaATATACATAACGGCTGCtggggggactttttcaccgggattcgtgtgtaacgcgcacccgaactttaCTTCAGTTTTGGGTACAACATTTTGTgagttatactcgaataaatacggtaaatcgaCTGGTATGTCACTGTGAAATCTTAAGTTCAGTAGCCATTTTAGTCtcagaacatttttttaagccttGCAGTGAGTGGTACTGTTGATAATTTGTTAGGTGGTGTTTTGATCTCATTAAAATGTGAACACTTTGATGAAGCTGACAATTTGGAAGAGGAAATGCACTGGTCCATGAACATAGTTGTGAACTTTGCCATTCAGACCAATTTCCATTTTAGAtgaactcattcattgccaagACATGGACAGTGATAAACATCAattacatttgaactgggatggctgAAATTGAGTGAACATGTTTCACTATCATTGACGGAGCGAGACGTCAAATCTAATTTGACTGGCAGGctggcagcgatccgagtcaaaatggattgaactgtCAATGGCCTCCAATGAGTTAATCCTTGATTTGGATTTGAAAGACAAATATCCTTTATGGTTATGAGAATTTtagtaacaaataaaaattggtatttttcttaagaatgaatactatttttattttattatgattatttttcaagcgaTCTTGCAGTCCCACGGCGGATGAGGGTGTTTCTTGGAAAGATCATCATCACAGATTCACACCAATGCAGGTATGAGATTAATCCGGTAAAAAcaactttctatttttttttatattctcaGATAAATCAGAGTTTTGGTCCATAAATGCAACACATCCTGCTTCTCAATtaatttcagcaaaaaaaaaaggtcatatacagtaattaactttttttaagtgccaGACCAGCATTAACTTGCCCAATGTTCacagatcttttttttctttattattatttttattgatgaCCCAGGCTTTTATTTTATACTCTTTCTCATGCCTGCGGGTATTTCTTCAGATTTAGTTTGAGCTTTGTCACTTGCGGTGTGCTGGCTGGGGCATGTGGTGGAATTCCAGGGCTTCACCAAGTGAAACCAACAGCAACTGAGCTGGGAGGAACCCAGATGTAGTTAGTGCGGTCGGTGTACGTGCATACAGAAATACCGCATAAAGTGTTTAAAACTATGCCAAAGCTGCTGCCATATTGGATGTGGAAAAGCGGCACCGTTAGTAAAGATTCCAATTTCTTTTGATGCTTTGGGAAGTACAACAACTAACTATCATTGTACACTCATGACCAAAGCTCATACAATTAATTctgaaaagtagattttgaTTTGCTCAATATGTCAGAATGATGGTTAGTTAGTACATGCAGCTCAAAGGTTCTTAGATCGAAGGTTCAATCCTCAATTGGTTCTGACCTTACGCtgtgaaatttgcatgttcacccggTCATCGTCTTTTTGGTTACCTCCCAGCTCCccaaaacacgcatggtaggcttgatgaacattctaaattgctcttaggtatgagtgtgagcgtgaatggttgtctgtcccaTTTTCCCCTGTGTTTAGCTGCCAATGAACTCAGGGTGTCTCtcgcctactgcccacagttggctagTATCGGGTCTATCAccctctgtgacccttgtgagaataagtggtatagaaaatgaatggatatgggtatatacagacactcctcaacttacgaacgcaattggttccgagcgattgttcataagttgaatttgtttgtaaattgatttagtgctatattttgtattataatt is part of the Stigmatopora argus isolate UIUO_Sarg chromosome 14, RoL_Sarg_1.0, whole genome shotgun sequence genome and encodes:
- the LOC144088235 gene encoding uncharacterized protein LOC144088235 — translated: MTSYQWKYHLPTHMTLPLKSKPRHSSTLQSRSSSPARENIQLKRTDFPSATRGHPVGRVEPLGTDLRLRGSHEGSRGRCLDSRTLPKNFKSLSGSARSQSSTATDFRSALRKTEANGSSTGRRLESRDSSNGKMSLRTTVSSSHALNSHTNFPTRRPSESHYGSRGSSPTRRTYSSLSQSVLRKSESMTSLDGRNHHGRCGSPIREGYDIESQALLRNGLNGQDHENPSSSLAPPSSQPKLHMTGFINGSSSQCQSERRSDHTTSPYPHRKRAGSTSLNGRESRNSSPSRRTYENPSKSQVKSHSSLPSRQNYNNHQRNSFRKSESSSSPKRNNHGSRNSSPSKKATEGLPVYPVPRNTTSGEGTRSFQRKNNYNDSKSASAGSPRSWRGSTNSLRSSSLSRAASPTIRNAKVNRKASGSLQTSQSPGGTRSRVGKNDLEGQCYPLPHDKRPHPLRSPSPTPQRKTQSQTLSQSSIDSFESVASTGRSREIYTTMADLPKVKIIHQSDDDSHTERPWDRQPARRRELFKPASHSLSKHPSREWDDTSEKDREWHNGGSGYLSRAHSSSSLQRSCSPTADEGVSWKDHHHRFTPMQFELCHLRCAGWGMWWNSRASPSETNSN